Proteins found in one Polyangiaceae bacterium genomic segment:
- a CDS encoding response regulator — MQVGLVTSPGVLGQFVARAIAPAGHELSVAPDLPALLEQTDEPPQVVLFAPIVGGRPARDALGSAREAGLAPERAIFLGLTVEECEEARRSGFFRAIQLPFQAQELLRAIESSAEGKLSVLLADDSELIHKHTVPILEAAGYRVVQAMNGKQALAAIEQEHPDLLLTDVEMPEMDGFTLCRTVKEEERTASIPVVICSSLGEAADLEKGFDAGADDYLVKPVVPEELVSRLHALLATRMVSARERVLVVDDSAAIRHLVADCLRRQGFRIETAVDGKDGLDKAVAGPPDLVLTDYDMPRMTGFELVHALRHEITTRDVPLVMLTARDSKRDQAQMRAAGLTSYLVKPFSTDKCIAIVERVLAETRLARYKEASRLYISEGAVRAAEELSASGTLGEIRATEVDATLLFSDISGFTSMSSKMSPGEVVAILNEAFDALCIVIKEQGGDIDKFIGDAIMAVFEDRPALDDPHALRAVKAAWGMQRALDTFNASRKKPLIMRIGLNCGNVVRGDIGSRFVRRDYTCIGDVVNRAQRHESKAPLGGVLMSASVYDRVAPLVVAEEMTGLTFKGIDEPQSAWVLKGFVD; from the coding sequence ATGCAGGTCGGCCTCGTCACCTCGCCGGGAGTGCTGGGACAATTCGTGGCACGCGCCATCGCTCCCGCGGGGCACGAGCTCTCGGTCGCGCCGGACCTCCCCGCACTGCTCGAGCAAACGGACGAGCCGCCACAGGTCGTGCTGTTTGCACCCATCGTGGGAGGGCGTCCGGCGAGGGACGCCCTGGGCAGCGCCCGCGAGGCCGGGCTGGCACCCGAGCGCGCGATTTTCTTGGGCTTGACCGTGGAGGAGTGCGAAGAGGCGCGGCGCTCGGGCTTCTTTCGCGCCATCCAGCTGCCGTTCCAGGCTCAAGAGCTGCTGCGTGCCATCGAAAGCTCCGCCGAGGGCAAGCTGTCGGTCCTGCTCGCGGACGACAGCGAGCTGATCCACAAGCACACCGTGCCCATCCTGGAAGCCGCCGGCTATCGGGTGGTCCAAGCCATGAACGGCAAACAGGCTCTCGCCGCGATCGAGCAAGAGCATCCGGATCTCCTGCTCACCGACGTGGAAATGCCCGAAATGGATGGGTTCACGCTGTGTCGCACGGTGAAGGAGGAGGAACGGACCGCGAGCATCCCGGTGGTGATCTGCTCGTCCTTGGGCGAAGCCGCGGATCTGGAAAAGGGCTTCGACGCCGGCGCCGACGACTACTTGGTCAAGCCCGTGGTGCCCGAAGAGCTGGTGAGTCGCCTGCATGCGCTGCTAGCGACCCGCATGGTGAGCGCCCGGGAGCGCGTGCTGGTGGTCGACGACTCCGCGGCAATCCGCCACCTGGTCGCGGATTGCCTGCGGCGGCAGGGCTTCCGCATCGAAACCGCCGTCGACGGAAAGGACGGCCTGGACAAGGCCGTCGCCGGCCCGCCCGACCTCGTGCTCACGGACTACGACATGCCACGCATGACGGGGTTCGAGCTGGTGCACGCCTTGCGCCACGAGATCACGACGCGCGACGTGCCGCTGGTGATGCTCACGGCGCGGGACTCCAAGCGGGATCAGGCCCAAATGCGCGCCGCCGGGCTCACCAGCTACTTGGTAAAGCCGTTCTCCACGGACAAGTGCATTGCCATCGTGGAGCGGGTGCTCGCCGAGACTCGCTTGGCTCGCTACAAGGAAGCCAGTCGCCTGTACATCAGCGAGGGAGCCGTTCGCGCCGCCGAAGAGCTGTCCGCCAGCGGAACCCTGGGGGAGATCCGCGCGACGGAAGTGGACGCCACGCTCTTGTTCTCGGACATTTCGGGCTTCACCAGCATGAGCTCGAAGATGAGCCCCGGGGAGGTGGTCGCCATCTTGAACGAGGCCTTCGATGCACTGTGCATCGTGATCAAGGAGCAAGGGGGCGACATCGACAAGTTCATCGGCGACGCCATCATGGCCGTCTTCGAAGACCGCCCCGCCCTGGACGACCCCCACGCGCTGCGCGCCGTGAAGGCCGCTTGGGGAATGCAGCGTGCATTGGATACGTTCAACGCCAGCAGGAAAAAGCCTCTGATCATGCGCATCGGTCTCAACTGCGGCAACGTGGTCCGCGGCGACATCGGCTCGCGCTTCGTTCGCCGCGACTACACCTGCATCGGTGACGTCGTGAACCGTGCCCAGCGCCACGAATCCAAGGCGCCGCTGGGCGGCGTGCTGATGAGCGCATCGGTGTACGACCGCGTGGCGCCGCTCGTGGTAGCGGAAGAAATGACCGGCCTGACGTTCAAGGGAATCGACGAGCCGCAGAGCGCCTGGGTTCTGAAAGGCTTCGTGGACTGA
- a CDS encoding chemotaxis response regulator protein-glutamate methylesterase: MAVRVLIVDDSAFMRGAIARLLGGDARFEVVGQAKDGSEAVRLAAELAPDVITMDFNMPGMNGAEATRAILDAKATPIVMLSAHTREGATATIQALAAGAVDFVEKPDGEVSANLSNIREGLTEKLLTAAGANVAAAVSVPTTESVTSSRRIPRSAPRPMPAGLRLVVVASSTGGPAALVRLLSTLRLGDNAALLLVQHMSAGFTEALAAQLAESAAFAVQEASAGLELAPGLALVAPGGSHLLVERSGRVALSDAPAVHGVKPAADVTLKSAAQAFGARVVGVVLTGMGRDGALGLAAVKAAGGRTIAQDKNSSTVYGMPKAAVEMGVVDEVLALDRIGRAVSGLVTS; encoded by the coding sequence ATGGCCGTTCGGGTCCTGATCGTCGATGACTCCGCATTCATGCGCGGCGCCATCGCGCGGCTCTTGGGTGGGGACGCTCGCTTCGAGGTCGTGGGGCAGGCCAAAGACGGCAGCGAAGCCGTGCGCCTCGCGGCGGAGCTCGCGCCGGACGTCATCACCATGGACTTCAACATGCCGGGGATGAACGGAGCGGAGGCCACCCGCGCCATCCTCGACGCCAAGGCCACTCCCATCGTGATGCTCTCGGCCCACACTCGGGAGGGAGCCACCGCCACGATACAGGCCCTTGCCGCCGGCGCCGTGGACTTCGTCGAGAAGCCCGACGGCGAGGTGAGCGCGAACCTCAGCAACATCCGAGAAGGTCTGACGGAGAAGCTGCTCACCGCCGCCGGCGCCAACGTCGCCGCCGCCGTGAGCGTGCCCACCACGGAAAGCGTCACCTCCTCCCGCCGCATTCCACGGTCGGCGCCACGCCCAATGCCGGCAGGTCTGCGTCTGGTCGTCGTGGCCAGCTCCACTGGCGGTCCGGCAGCGCTGGTGCGCCTGCTGTCCACCCTCCGCCTGGGCGACAACGCCGCGTTGCTCCTGGTCCAGCACATGTCCGCGGGCTTCACCGAGGCGCTCGCCGCCCAGCTCGCGGAGTCCGCGGCGTTTGCAGTGCAAGAAGCCTCGGCGGGCCTGGAGCTCGCTCCCGGCCTGGCTCTGGTCGCCCCCGGCGGCTCCCACCTGCTGGTGGAGCGCAGCGGCCGCGTGGCGCTCTCGGACGCCCCGGCGGTCCACGGCGTGAAGCCTGCCGCGGACGTCACCCTGAAGTCGGCGGCGCAGGCCTTCGGTGCCCGCGTGGTGGGCGTGGTGCTCACCGGCATGGGGCGCGACGGCGCGCTCGGACTGGCGGCGGTGAAAGCCGCCGGAGGACGTACCATCGCGCAGGACAAGAACAGCTCCACGGTGTACGGCATGCCCAAGGCCGCAGTGGAAATGGGCGTCGTGGATGAAGTGCTCGCGCTGGACCGCATCGGGCGCGCGGTGAGCGGGCTCGTGACGAGCTGA
- a CDS encoding DNA mismatch repair protein MutS, with protein MTAANQHPEKQRVLEEYTARERRFTAEADALAARSRLISNLRGVSFGVLVIAGLFAIFGSTRMVPGVLSLVGGLSFLVLVVVHARVIEREDDKRRHARVNADGLARSSGRFRELSEDGARFADPQHPYADDLDVFGPGSLFQRVSVAHTRFGHEALARHLAEPQSLAEVEARQEAVRALAPELDTRQSFEAHALAAAAPEEVSKRQSRPAPDPEPLLAWAEGKAELSARPALVWASRILPLLTLAGLITSSTLHLPVVVWALPLTAQILLNFSTRAETLRVFSAVSSTEGAFLRYGAMLHILENLDLPSTLIRDMRERVSASGQKPSESMNEFRRGVGWFDLRHNGLVHPFANALLLWDIQCTLKLERWQKRSGQHVRAWFACLGELEALSSLAGLAHDEPSFAFPEVVAREAVFEAEALGHPLIAEDKRVANDVSLPHAGTALLVTGSNMSGKSTLLRAMGLSAVMAMAGAPVCARRLKVGLAAIRTSIRVSDSLERGVSHFYAEIRKLKAVMDATGQPLPVFFLLDEILHGTNSRERQIGARWVLGELLERGATGAVSTHDMELCRLPDSMMQRVQQVHFRESVENDKMTFDYKLRPGTVSEGNALRLMKIVGLDVPLE; from the coding sequence GTGACCGCGGCGAACCAACACCCAGAAAAACAGCGGGTGCTCGAGGAGTACACCGCGCGCGAACGTCGCTTCACGGCGGAAGCCGATGCGTTGGCGGCCCGCTCGCGATTGATCTCCAACCTGCGAGGCGTTTCCTTCGGCGTGCTCGTGATCGCCGGCCTGTTCGCGATCTTCGGCAGTACCCGCATGGTGCCTGGTGTGCTGTCCCTGGTGGGCGGGCTCTCTTTCTTGGTGCTGGTGGTCGTCCACGCCCGGGTGATCGAGCGAGAAGACGACAAGCGACGGCATGCTCGCGTGAACGCCGACGGCCTCGCTCGCTCGAGCGGACGATTTCGCGAGCTGTCGGAGGACGGCGCCCGCTTCGCGGATCCCCAGCACCCCTACGCGGACGACTTGGACGTGTTCGGTCCCGGCTCGCTGTTCCAGCGCGTTTCGGTGGCTCACACCCGCTTCGGCCACGAAGCCTTGGCGCGCCATCTGGCCGAGCCGCAATCCCTGGCGGAGGTGGAGGCCCGGCAGGAGGCCGTCCGCGCCCTGGCCCCCGAGCTCGACACCCGACAGAGCTTCGAGGCCCACGCCCTGGCGGCGGCCGCCCCGGAGGAAGTCAGCAAGCGCCAATCTCGGCCGGCGCCGGATCCCGAGCCGCTGCTCGCTTGGGCCGAGGGCAAGGCGGAGCTCTCGGCGCGCCCCGCGTTGGTGTGGGCGTCGCGCATCCTCCCGCTCTTGACCCTTGCTGGGCTGATCACGTCATCGACCCTCCACCTCCCGGTGGTTGTGTGGGCGCTGCCGCTGACCGCGCAGATCCTGCTGAACTTCTCGACCCGCGCCGAGACCCTGCGGGTGTTCTCGGCGGTGTCGTCCACCGAGGGCGCGTTCCTGCGCTACGGCGCGATGCTCCACATCTTGGAGAACCTCGACCTGCCCTCGACACTGATCCGCGACATGCGCGAGCGCGTCAGCGCCAGCGGACAGAAGCCCAGCGAGTCCATGAACGAGTTCCGTCGTGGCGTCGGCTGGTTCGATCTGCGGCACAACGGGCTGGTGCATCCCTTCGCCAACGCCCTCTTGCTCTGGGACATCCAGTGCACCCTCAAGCTGGAGCGCTGGCAGAAGCGCTCCGGCCAGCACGTGCGCGCGTGGTTTGCTTGTCTCGGCGAGCTGGAAGCGCTGTCGAGCCTCGCAGGCCTGGCCCACGACGAGCCGAGCTTCGCCTTTCCCGAGGTCGTGGCCAGGGAGGCGGTGTTCGAAGCGGAGGCCCTCGGACATCCGCTCATTGCCGAGGACAAGCGCGTCGCGAACGACGTCTCGCTGCCCCACGCCGGCACTGCGCTGCTCGTGACCGGCTCCAACATGTCCGGCAAGAGCACGCTGCTCCGAGCCATGGGCCTGTCGGCGGTGATGGCCATGGCGGGGGCGCCGGTCTGCGCGCGACGCCTCAAGGTCGGCCTCGCGGCCATCCGCACCAGCATCCGAGTGAGCGACTCCCTGGAACGCGGCGTCAGCCACTTCTACGCGGAGATCCGCAAGCTCAAGGCCGTGATGGACGCCACCGGCCAACCGCTGCCGGTGTTCTTCCTGTTGGACGAGATCCTGCACGGCACCAACTCCCGGGAGCGGCAGATTGGCGCCCGCTGGGTGCTGGGCGAGCTGCTGGAGCGTGGCGCGACCGGGGCCGTGTCCACGCACGACATGGAGCTCTGCCGTCTGCCGGATTCGATGATGCAGCGCGTCCAGCAGGTGCACTTCCGGGAGAGCGTCGAGAACGACAAGATGACCTTCGACTACAAGCTCCGGCCCGGCACGGTGAGCGAAGGCAACGCCCTGCGGCTGATGAAGATCGTGGGGCTGGACGTCCCGCTAGAGTGA
- a CDS encoding YceI family protein, whose product MTELAPLSGGVVEVLTFKEGLLSKVAHDLLLRVERFDVETDGQRVVARFYPASIVVVDAMRDGHLDAGTLSDRDRAEIRENIQKKVLHADKHPEATFRGEGRRRETGYHVEGTLRLLGAEHAVAFEARERDGRLTGEVELTPSQWGITPFKALLGAIKLRDRVVLRFELPSL is encoded by the coding sequence GTGACCGAGCTAGCGCCACTGTCGGGTGGAGTCGTCGAAGTACTCACCTTCAAGGAAGGGCTGTTGTCCAAGGTGGCGCACGATCTGCTGCTGCGGGTCGAGCGATTCGACGTGGAAACCGACGGGCAACGGGTGGTGGCGCGCTTCTACCCCGCCAGCATCGTGGTGGTGGACGCGATGCGGGACGGACACCTCGACGCGGGCACCCTCAGCGATCGAGATCGTGCCGAGATCCGCGAGAACATCCAAAAGAAGGTCCTCCACGCCGACAAGCATCCGGAAGCGACCTTTCGCGGGGAAGGCCGCCGCCGGGAGACCGGCTACCACGTGGAGGGGACTCTGCGGCTCCTGGGGGCCGAGCACGCCGTGGCTTTCGAGGCACGGGAGCGGGATGGCCGGCTGACGGGCGAGGTCGAGCTCACGCCGTCCCAGTGGGGCATCACCCCTTTCAAGGCGCTGCTCGGCGCCATCAAGCTCCGGGACCGCGTGGTGCTGCGCTTCGAGCTGCCGTCACTCTAG
- a CDS encoding GGDEF domain-containing protein — protein MSEFDEKTRVTQVVQRPPSDDGDTGNDCLVVIYTKEPGLLGKRFVLDKNPMGIGRGADNAIVLEGDSVSRRHCHIERRTNRWYAVDDGSTNGTYLNEEQIAREALLNNGDRIKVGPSILKFLTGADAEAKYHEEIYRMTIVDGLTQIHNKRYLYEALEREVIRARRHERPVSLIIFDIDFFKRINDQYGHLAGDYVLRELARVVQARIRRDEIFARYGGEEFVIVLPETPLEGATSLAENLRARVAEHSFVFQGERIPTTISIGCALLTESDKTATDLIQRADEKLYEAKRSGRNRVCY, from the coding sequence GTGAGCGAGTTCGACGAAAAGACACGCGTCACACAAGTCGTCCAACGCCCCCCCTCCGACGACGGGGACACGGGGAACGACTGCTTGGTGGTGATCTACACGAAAGAGCCCGGCTTGCTCGGCAAGCGCTTCGTGCTCGACAAGAACCCCATGGGCATCGGGCGGGGCGCGGACAACGCCATCGTGCTCGAGGGTGACAGCGTGTCCCGCCGCCACTGCCACATCGAGCGACGCACGAACCGCTGGTACGCGGTGGACGACGGCTCCACCAACGGCACCTACCTCAACGAAGAGCAGATTGCCCGGGAAGCGCTGCTCAACAACGGGGACCGCATCAAGGTCGGCCCCAGCATTCTGAAGTTCCTCACCGGAGCGGACGCGGAAGCCAAGTACCACGAAGAAATCTACCGCATGACGATCGTGGACGGGCTCACCCAGATCCACAACAAGCGCTACCTCTATGAGGCGCTGGAGCGCGAGGTCATTCGCGCCCGTCGCCACGAGCGTCCCGTCAGCCTGATCATCTTCGACATCGACTTCTTCAAGCGCATCAACGATCAGTACGGTCACCTCGCGGGAGACTACGTGCTGCGGGAGTTGGCGCGGGTGGTGCAAGCGCGCATCCGTCGCGACGAGATCTTCGCCCGCTACGGCGGCGAAGAGTTCGTCATCGTGCTCCCCGAAACACCCCTGGAGGGCGCGACGTCCCTGGCGGAAAACCTGCGTGCCCGGGTGGCCGAGCACAGCTTCGTGTTCCAGGGGGAGCGCATCCCCACGACCATCAGCATTGGCTGCGCCTTGCTCACGGAAAGCGACAAAACGGCCACGGATTTGATCCAGCGCGCCGACGAGAAGCTGTACGAAGCCAAGCGCAGCGGTCGCAATCGCGTGTGCTACTGA
- a CDS encoding aspartate aminotransferase family protein, which translates to MSFSELPPPPAVRPGQDEPVVRVRPPGPASRTWLTRLARTAAPMGPKADGGPKRGIVADVPPWTVVYATATGSNVLDVDGNRYVDLVAGFGALLLGHGHPRVLKALELQSSRLLMALGDVYPADARIALSERLAALHVDPHAKVILGQSGADAVTAALKTAQLATGRPGVVAFAGAYHGLSYAPLSACGFRESYREPFAAQLSPHVRFVPYPAEDLDASLEGVRSHLARGDVGAVLLEPILGRGGCIVPPEGFAAEVGRLCQEAGALLIADEIWTGLGRSGKLLAAGRDGHFPDIVCLGKGLGGGLPISACIGRGDVMAAWRQEHEVVHTTTFTGAPLPCTTALATLDVLSKERLPARAAEVGARWLATLHARLASTNVRARGAGFMIGIDVGRAGGGSRLMHRLLERGYLTSTGGTDRSVLVLTPPLNIAEDLLEGFTEALLDALEPS; encoded by the coding sequence GTGAGCTTCAGTGAGCTACCCCCGCCTCCGGCGGTCCGCCCCGGACAAGACGAGCCGGTCGTCCGCGTGCGCCCGCCGGGCCCCGCGTCCCGCACCTGGCTCACGCGTCTTGCTCGCACCGCCGCCCCCATGGGCCCCAAGGCGGACGGCGGACCCAAGCGTGGGATCGTCGCCGACGTTCCACCATGGACCGTGGTGTATGCCACCGCGACCGGCAGCAACGTGTTGGACGTGGACGGCAACCGCTACGTCGATCTGGTCGCCGGCTTCGGGGCGCTGCTCCTCGGGCACGGTCACCCTCGGGTGCTGAAGGCCCTGGAGCTTCAATCGTCGCGCTTGCTCATGGCGCTGGGCGACGTGTACCCCGCGGACGCGCGCATCGCTCTATCCGAACGCCTGGCGGCGCTGCACGTCGATCCTCACGCCAAGGTGATCCTCGGCCAGTCCGGCGCTGACGCCGTCACCGCGGCGCTCAAGACCGCACAGCTCGCCACCGGGCGTCCCGGCGTGGTGGCGTTCGCCGGCGCGTATCACGGCTTGTCCTACGCGCCCCTGTCGGCCTGCGGCTTTCGCGAGAGCTATCGCGAGCCCTTCGCGGCGCAGCTCAGCCCCCACGTGCGCTTCGTGCCGTACCCCGCAGAGGACCTGGACGCTTCGCTGGAGGGCGTCCGCTCGCACCTGGCGCGAGGCGACGTGGGCGCGGTGCTGCTGGAGCCGATCCTCGGCCGTGGCGGCTGCATCGTGCCGCCCGAGGGGTTTGCCGCGGAAGTCGGCCGGCTGTGCCAGGAAGCCGGGGCCCTGCTCATCGCCGACGAAATCTGGACCGGCCTCGGCCGCAGCGGAAAGCTGTTGGCGGCGGGCCGCGACGGCCACTTCCCGGACATCGTGTGCCTGGGCAAGGGCCTGGGCGGCGGACTGCCCATCAGTGCCTGCATCGGCCGCGGCGACGTGATGGCCGCCTGGCGCCAAGAGCACGAGGTGGTCCACACCACCACTTTCACGGGAGCCCCCCTGCCCTGCACCACGGCCCTCGCCACGCTGGACGTGCTCAGCAAGGAGCGCCTGCCGGCGCGCGCCGCGGAGGTCGGGGCGCGCTGGCTCGCCACACTGCACGCCCGCTTGGCCTCCACCAACGTTCGAGCCCGAGGCGCGGGCTTCATGATCGGGATCGACGTGGGACGAGCCGGCGGCGGCAGCCGCCTGATGCACCGCCTGCTCGAGCGCGGCTACTTGACCAGCACTGGCGGCACCGATCGCAGCGTGCTCGTGCTCACGCCACCGCTCAACATCGCCGAAGACTTGCTCGAGGGGTTCACCGAAGCGCTGCTCGACGCGCTGGAGCCCTCATGA
- a CDS encoding acyl-protein synthetase, whose product MSDDALSESDALHRRVQELVRAPDDGFDALALDIARHQARHCPGFRRLVESKSSALDTVDSIPAVPADAFRFSRVACHPPELDAVRFHTSGTTDAARGVHPMRRTDTYRQIAVRGGRQALVTAWPQRRVVVALAPNPGAVPTSSLGFMMRAFMEELDGRALVTDPTGAAFDPDSPARWLATPHGIDITGLSRAALVALERQEPLLVLSTAFALVALLDELGGKKLRTPKHTVIMQTGGFKGRTRSVAPEKLRARVARVFGIAKERVVGEYGMTELSSQLYEGTLPGAELEGEAGLYLPPPWLRVTAVDPITLRPVPEGEVGIARFVDLGNVDSAVAIVTQDRIVQRAGGIELLGRRPGAPLRGCSLAAEELIVTSTRA is encoded by the coding sequence ATGAGCGACGACGCCCTCTCGGAATCCGACGCCCTGCATCGCCGCGTTCAGGAGCTCGTGCGCGCGCCGGACGACGGCTTCGACGCCCTGGCGCTGGACATCGCGCGTCATCAAGCGCGGCATTGCCCCGGCTTTCGCCGACTCGTCGAGTCCAAGAGCTCGGCGCTCGACACCGTGGACTCCATTCCCGCGGTGCCCGCCGATGCCTTCCGCTTCTCCCGCGTCGCCTGCCATCCGCCGGAGCTGGATGCGGTCCGCTTCCACACCAGCGGCACCACGGACGCCGCCCGCGGCGTTCACCCCATGCGCCGCACCGACACCTATCGTCAGATCGCAGTGCGGGGAGGGCGCCAGGCGTTGGTCACGGCCTGGCCCCAGCGCCGCGTGGTGGTAGCGCTGGCGCCGAACCCCGGCGCGGTGCCCACGTCCTCCCTGGGCTTCATGATGCGCGCCTTCATGGAGGAGCTCGACGGTCGCGCGCTGGTCACGGATCCGACGGGCGCCGCCTTCGATCCGGACTCGCCTGCGCGCTGGCTGGCGACCCCCCACGGCATCGACATCACCGGCCTCAGCCGCGCCGCACTCGTGGCCTTGGAGCGTCAAGAACCGCTCTTGGTGCTGTCCACCGCCTTCGCTCTCGTGGCTTTGCTGGACGAGCTCGGCGGCAAGAAGCTCCGCACGCCGAAGCACACCGTGATCATGCAAACCGGCGGCTTCAAGGGCCGCACGCGGTCCGTGGCCCCGGAAAAGCTGCGGGCTCGCGTCGCGCGCGTCTTCGGTATCGCCAAAGAACGCGTCGTCGGCGAATACGGCATGACGGAGCTGTCCAGTCAGCTCTACGAGGGCACGCTGCCCGGCGCCGAGCTCGAGGGCGAAGCGGGGCTCTACCTCCCGCCGCCGTGGCTCCGAGTGACCGCCGTCGATCCCATCACCCTGCGCCCGGTTCCCGAAGGCGAGGTCGGCATCGCGCGCTTCGTGGATCTCGGCAACGTGGACTCCGCGGTCGCCATCGTCACGCAAGATCGCATCGTGCAGCGCGCCGGCGGTATCGAGCTCCTCGGTCGGCGCCCCGGCGCTCCGCTACGCGGCTGCTCCCTCGCCGCCGAAGAGCTCATCGTCACCAGCACTCGCGCCTGA
- a CDS encoding alpha/beta fold hydrolase — protein MSVVRTSIVITARDGYPLGARVYEPQGHAKSTLVVHGATATPQRYYQRFALHLADRGHRVLTYDYRGVGASRPPDLRGFDADMRDWAEDARTAHSNAIRISGSGPVLMLGHSFGGQLIGLCEELRGVSAAVLVGAQLGYYRHWPIGARLGLAGLWNVAVPALTSSYGYLPGKFGLGSDLPAGVALEWRRWCLHPSYLMGYVHDARARFARFDRPTVFYSFTDDGYAPEPAVDKMLVALSGARVTHRRMAPADLGARRVGHFGFFRSRFRSSLWGEVVEVADAVADGRSLPLTAVAPLDCALRASDIMADLEYGRT, from the coding sequence ATGTCCGTCGTACGAACGTCCATCGTCATCACCGCCCGTGACGGATACCCGCTGGGAGCTCGGGTCTACGAACCCCAGGGCCATGCCAAGTCCACCCTGGTGGTGCACGGAGCGACCGCGACGCCGCAGCGGTATTACCAGCGCTTCGCCTTGCACTTGGCCGACCGCGGCCACCGCGTGCTGACCTACGACTACCGCGGCGTGGGAGCTTCACGGCCGCCCGACCTCCGGGGTTTCGATGCCGACATGCGAGATTGGGCCGAGGACGCGCGAACGGCCCACTCGAATGCGATACGGATCTCCGGGAGCGGGCCGGTCCTGATGCTGGGCCACAGCTTCGGAGGGCAGCTCATCGGACTGTGCGAGGAGCTCCGCGGCGTGAGCGCGGCGGTTCTGGTCGGCGCGCAGCTCGGCTACTACCGCCACTGGCCCATCGGGGCGCGCTTGGGCCTGGCGGGGCTGTGGAACGTGGCTGTGCCCGCGCTCACGAGCAGCTACGGATACCTGCCGGGAAAGTTCGGTCTGGGCAGCGATCTGCCGGCCGGTGTGGCGCTGGAATGGCGGCGCTGGTGCCTACATCCGAGCTACCTCATGGGCTACGTGCACGACGCCCGCGCACGCTTCGCGCGTTTCGATCGTCCCACGGTGTTCTACAGCTTCACGGACGACGGCTACGCGCCGGAGCCCGCCGTGGACAAGATGCTCGTCGCGCTGTCCGGTGCGCGAGTCACCCACCGGCGCATGGCGCCGGCGGACCTCGGCGCGCGGCGCGTGGGGCACTTCGGCTTCTTCCGCTCGCGCTTCCGCTCCTCGCTCTGGGGCGAGGTGGTGGAGGTCGCCGACGCCGTCGCCGACGGGCGTTCGCTGCCACTCACGGCCGTGGCTCCGCTGGATTGTGCGTTGCGCGCCAGCGACATCATGGCCGATCTCGAGTACGGCCGTACGTGA
- a CDS encoding Spy/CpxP family protein refolding chaperone: MRAISKSIVLLTVAVGLCAGCEEESKPKTSETTTKVAKEPAPTPSASVAQRKPRRPGRRGARGGPAGILLAAANDLTLDDAQRSKVDAVGEKIGSAAGGGKEMREYQAVVMEGIKAGKIDTTKLEPLYETMERARAEQKAKQAEALDGLYAALTPEQRKSVADKLKPRFAERAEPAPDQQKKKADPKERAQHKLDRMTKDLSLTDAQKKKLEPLLVKEATPAEPQMNSRAASKKRMTALLEAFEKDGFDAKKLDLSAGPDPKEWKKRMDSRVSLFNQISAVLEPEQRDKLAASMRRGRGGRLQNPHRPGPNMRAMPMMPGGPMARRARQEVMSDDSTWMGPTIELPYDDGEPASE, translated from the coding sequence ATGAGAGCGATATCCAAGAGCATCGTGCTGCTCACCGTTGCCGTGGGCTTGTGCGCTGGCTGCGAAGAAGAGTCGAAGCCGAAGACGTCCGAGACCACTACGAAAGTGGCCAAGGAGCCGGCGCCGACGCCGAGCGCCAGCGTAGCCCAGCGAAAGCCACGGCGGCCGGGACGGCGCGGGGCTCGCGGAGGTCCTGCGGGGATCCTGCTGGCTGCTGCCAACGACCTGACGCTCGACGACGCTCAGCGATCCAAGGTGGATGCCGTGGGCGAGAAGATCGGGAGCGCCGCGGGCGGGGGCAAGGAGATGCGGGAGTATCAGGCTGTGGTGATGGAGGGCATCAAAGCCGGCAAGATCGACACCACGAAGCTCGAACCGCTGTACGAGACGATGGAGCGCGCGCGCGCGGAGCAAAAGGCGAAGCAGGCCGAAGCTCTCGACGGGTTGTACGCGGCGCTCACGCCGGAGCAGCGCAAGTCCGTGGCCGACAAGCTCAAGCCGCGCTTTGCGGAGCGCGCCGAGCCCGCGCCGGACCAACAAAAAAAGAAAGCCGATCCCAAGGAACGCGCCCAGCACAAGTTGGATCGGATGACGAAAGACCTGAGCTTGACCGACGCTCAGAAGAAGAAGCTCGAGCCTCTGCTGGTGAAAGAAGCCACGCCGGCGGAGCCGCAGATGAACTCCCGAGCGGCGAGCAAGAAGCGGATGACGGCGCTGTTGGAGGCCTTCGAAAAGGACGGCTTCGACGCCAAGAAGTTGGACCTCTCCGCGGGACCCGACCCGAAAGAGTGGAAGAAGCGCATGGACTCGCGGGTGAGCTTGTTCAACCAGATCTCCGCGGTGCTCGAGCCGGAGCAGCGGGACAAGCTCGCCGCCAGCATGCGGCGCGGCCGCGGCGGAAGGCTTCAGAATCCTCATCGCCCGGGACCCAACATGCGCGCCATGCCCATGATGCCGGGAGGACCCATGGCACGGCGTGCCCGCCAAGAAGTGATGAGCGACGACTCCACTTGGATGGGTCCGACCATCGAGCTGCCCTACGACGACGGGGAGCCGGCCTCGGAGTAG